From the Priestia koreensis genome, one window contains:
- the metH gene encoding methionine synthase, which yields MTTIDAQLKKKILIIDGAMGTMIQAADLTAQDFGGDEYDGCNEYLSLTAPSVIRNIHETYLKAGADIIETNTFGATSLVLDEYELGHLAYELNVASAKLAKEACETHSTSEWPRFVAGSMGPTTKTLSVTGGTTFEELTHSYEEQTRGLLDGGVDLLLLETSQDMLNVKAAFLGISKAFEVTGHKVPLMISGTIEPMGTTLAGQDIEAFYLSLEHMKPLSVGLNCATGPEFMTDHIRSLSELATTAVSCYPNAGLPDEEGRYHESPELLATKLRGFAEKGWLNIVGGCCGTTPEHIEAIARAVHDIEPRTLDRPSHSHAVSGIEPLIYDDSMRPLFVGERTNVIGSRKFKRLIAEGKIEEASEVARAQVKNGAHVIDICLADPDRDELEDMENFIKEVVKKVKVPLVIDSTDEKVIEKALTYSQGKVIINSINLEDGEERFEAILPLVKKFGAALVVGTIDEVGMAVTAERKVEIAKRSYDLLVNKYGLEPTDIIFDPLVFPVGTGDEQYIGSAEATIRGIELIKKELPQCLTILGISNVSFGLPPVGREILNAVYLYHCTQAGLDYAIVNTEKLERYASISEDEIKLADNLLFQTNDQTLEVFTNFYRDKKQTTKVELSNLSLEERLASYVVEGTKEGLLPDLEEALAKYADPLDIINGPLMNGMSEVGRLFNDNQLIVAEVLQSAEVMKASVAFLEPHMEKKEDDNGKGKVLLATVKGDVHDIGKNLVDIILSNNGFKVVDLGIKVTPQDLISAVQKEKPDMIGLSGLLVKSAQQMVLTAQDLTQSEIKLPILVGGAALSRKFTDNKIAPEYNGVVLYAKDAMDGLSIANRLQNKQESQQFILEIKERQEKSVANTALIQSQKKERSATAVLERSAISTDVPVFVPHDTDRHVIKHYDLSHVEPYINQQMLLGHHLGIKGKIKRLLQEKDERTLKIKEVVDELFIKAKSEKLIKPSALYQFFPTQSRGNDVLIYDPNDHTKVIETFTFPRQDKAPYLCLADYVKSVDSNQMDYVCFLAVTAGTGIRSLSQEYKDRGDFLKSHALQALALETAEGLAERVHQQVRDQWGFPDSPDFTMDERFSAKYQGQRFSFGYPACPDLEDQEKLFRLLHPEEIGIRLTEGFMMEPEASVTALVFAHPEARYFNVL from the coding sequence TGTAACGAATACCTCTCGTTAACCGCTCCTTCCGTTATTCGGAACATTCACGAAACCTATCTAAAAGCTGGTGCTGACATTATTGAGACGAATACATTCGGCGCCACGTCTTTAGTGCTTGATGAATATGAGCTCGGTCACCTTGCCTACGAGCTTAATGTCGCATCAGCCAAACTCGCAAAAGAAGCGTGTGAAACGCACTCAACCTCTGAATGGCCGCGTTTTGTGGCAGGTTCAATGGGGCCGACAACCAAAACATTATCCGTCACGGGCGGGACAACGTTTGAAGAGTTGACTCATTCTTACGAGGAACAAACGCGAGGTCTACTTGACGGCGGAGTGGATCTTCTTCTTTTAGAAACGTCTCAAGATATGCTGAATGTAAAAGCAGCCTTTTTAGGAATTTCCAAGGCTTTTGAAGTTACCGGACACAAAGTCCCTCTTATGATTTCAGGAACAATCGAACCAATGGGTACGACGCTTGCTGGTCAAGACATTGAGGCATTTTACTTATCATTGGAGCATATGAAGCCACTTTCAGTTGGGCTAAACTGTGCGACGGGTCCCGAATTTATGACCGATCATATTCGTTCGCTGTCAGAGCTTGCAACAACGGCTGTGAGCTGTTACCCAAATGCCGGACTTCCTGATGAAGAAGGTCGCTACCACGAATCTCCTGAGCTTCTCGCGACGAAGCTTCGAGGATTTGCTGAAAAGGGCTGGCTAAACATCGTAGGTGGCTGTTGCGGGACGACTCCCGAGCACATTGAAGCGATTGCTCGTGCCGTACACGATATTGAACCTAGAACGTTAGATCGTCCCTCTCATTCCCATGCCGTTTCGGGTATTGAGCCCCTTATTTATGATGACTCGATGCGCCCTCTTTTCGTTGGTGAGCGTACAAATGTAATCGGTTCTCGTAAATTTAAGCGTCTGATTGCAGAAGGAAAAATTGAAGAAGCGTCTGAAGTAGCGCGTGCTCAAGTAAAAAACGGCGCACACGTTATTGATATTTGCCTAGCCGATCCTGATCGGGATGAATTAGAAGACATGGAGAACTTTATCAAAGAAGTCGTCAAGAAAGTCAAAGTCCCGCTTGTGATTGACTCAACGGACGAAAAAGTAATCGAAAAGGCTTTGACGTATTCACAAGGAAAGGTAATCATCAACTCGATTAACTTAGAAGACGGTGAAGAGCGATTTGAAGCAATCCTTCCCCTCGTCAAAAAATTCGGCGCAGCGCTTGTTGTAGGAACTATCGATGAGGTTGGGATGGCCGTTACGGCTGAGCGAAAGGTTGAAATTGCCAAACGCTCGTATGATCTATTAGTGAATAAATATGGACTAGAACCGACTGATATTATTTTTGATCCGCTCGTGTTTCCTGTCGGAACAGGAGATGAGCAGTATATCGGATCTGCTGAAGCAACCATTCGTGGCATTGAGTTAATCAAAAAAGAGCTTCCGCAGTGCTTAACGATTCTCGGAATCAGTAACGTTTCCTTTGGGCTTCCCCCCGTTGGTCGTGAAATTTTAAATGCCGTCTACTTGTATCACTGTACACAGGCAGGACTTGATTATGCGATTGTCAACACCGAAAAACTGGAGCGCTATGCGTCCATTTCGGAAGATGAAATTAAGCTAGCAGATAACCTTCTTTTCCAAACGAATGATCAAACGCTCGAAGTTTTCACGAACTTTTATCGCGATAAAAAACAGACAACAAAGGTCGAGCTCAGCAACTTGTCACTTGAAGAGCGTTTGGCAAGCTACGTTGTAGAAGGCACGAAAGAAGGATTGTTACCGGACTTAGAAGAAGCGCTTGCTAAATATGCGGATCCACTCGATATTATTAATGGCCCTCTTATGAACGGGATGTCAGAAGTTGGTCGCCTTTTTAACGATAATCAGTTAATCGTCGCAGAAGTGTTACAAAGCGCCGAGGTAATGAAGGCATCCGTTGCCTTTTTAGAGCCACACATGGAGAAAAAAGAAGATGATAACGGGAAAGGGAAAGTTCTTCTTGCTACGGTTAAAGGTGACGTTCATGATATCGGAAAAAATTTAGTCGATATTATTTTAAGTAATAACGGATTTAAGGTTGTCGATCTTGGTATTAAAGTCACGCCACAAGACTTAATTTCTGCTGTTCAAAAAGAAAAGCCGGACATGATCGGACTTTCTGGACTCCTTGTGAAGTCCGCACAACAAATGGTCCTGACCGCACAGGATTTAACGCAGTCGGAAATTAAGCTTCCTATTTTAGTGGGAGGTGCGGCATTGTCTAGAAAGTTCACGGATAATAAAATTGCACCTGAATACAACGGAGTCGTCTTGTATGCAAAGGATGCGATGGATGGATTATCGATTGCAAACCGCCTTCAAAATAAACAGGAAAGTCAGCAGTTCATTCTAGAGATCAAAGAACGTCAGGAAAAGTCAGTCGCAAACACAGCTCTTATTCAAAGTCAAAAGAAAGAACGTTCCGCAACTGCTGTATTAGAGCGATCAGCGATTTCAACAGACGTACCGGTGTTTGTTCCGCACGATACGGATCGCCATGTGATTAAACATTACGACCTTTCTCACGTAGAGCCTTATATCAATCAGCAAATGCTGCTTGGGCATCATCTCGGAATCAAAGGGAAAATTAAACGACTACTTCAAGAAAAGGATGAGCGTACATTAAAGATCAAGGAAGTTGTCGACGAACTGTTCATAAAAGCTAAATCCGAGAAGCTTATTAAACCATCTGCTCTGTATCAATTTTTTCCGACGCAATCACGAGGAAACGATGTTCTCATTTACGACCCGAACGATCACACAAAAGTCATTGAAACATTCACGTTTCCACGTCAGGACAAGGCACCTTATCTTTGCCTTGCTGATTACGTAAAGTCTGTGGACTCCAATCAAATGGATTACGTCTGCTTCTTAGCCGTCACAGCGGGTACTGGCATTCGTTCTTTATCACAGGAATATAAAGATAGAGGTGATTTTCTAAAGAGCCATGCCTTACAAGCGTTAGCACTTGAAACGGCTGAAGGACTAGCTGAACGTGTTCACCAGCAGGTTCGTGATCAGTGGGGATTCCCTGATTCACCGGACTTTACAATGGACGAACGCTTTTCGGCAAAATACCAGGGGCAGCGGTTCTCGTTTGGCTACCCTGCTTGTCCGGACTTAGAGGATCAAGAAAAACTCTTCCGTCTGCTGCATCCCGAGGAGATTGGTATTCGTCTAACAGAAGGGTTCATGATGGAACCAGAAGCTTCTGTTACAGCTCTTGTATTTGCTCACCCAGAGGCACGATATTTTAATGTATTATAA